A window of Phragmites australis chromosome 2, lpPhrAust1.1, whole genome shotgun sequence genomic DNA:
ttttacttttgaccactgaatacagctgtagtatctgaacatgaacACGCGCACTCACTCCACACACACGCATCCACTCCACACACACCTAACGCACACACATGCTAGCCCTACAATTACACATAGCTTGGAGACAGCGTCCATCCAAAGATCACCAGGACCCATCAAGAATCCCGTAGACGACGAGCACGTCGTAATCCCTTCTGTAACGCCACGCTGGAGATGCTGAAGAAATTCGAAATAAATCGGAACCCCCCACGTATCACCCAGACTTGAAGCCCAGGTGGGTTCGCGTGATATTAGTAATTGGATCTACTGATTGTAAAGGAGTTGTACTCTCTCGCCCACCAAATTAAACAACGGCCAAATCGAGACGTAGCCACCGGGAATCTAACAGATATTTGCTCTCTACAGATATTATTCTTACAAAGAACACACGCACTCACAAGAAAAACAAAGTGCAACATACTCCCTCTAATCTAAAATAAGtatcattttaagttagattcaactaactattttaaattttgactataaattactttttatatattgagtttatATACGTAAAAATGACACATGTAGTTTTATCTCGAAAGTATTTTCTTAATAATATATTTCtgctatattttatcaatatattacaataaatAGTAATATTTAAATTATACATTGAAGATGGTATCCATatacaaaatatatttattttgaactGAAGCGAGTACAATGTAACTGAAACCTATACAGCTAGCTTGCATCGTCAGTCCCAGCAACCAAAACCATGCACTGGGACTCGAGATCATATATATCTTCCTTCACATTACGATTACGTACATAtacctacaaaaacatatgtacATACACTGCAGGCATCCGCCGCCGGATCGCGCCAGGCACATACACTGTATATACACtgtacatacatgcatgcacagCAAGCAATCCATCCAAGTTCCGTGCCGCGCGCGCGCCCATGGTTGATCAATTCACATGGCCATGTGCATGCATGCGATTCGATGCGCGCGCGTGCGGCACGGAGGGCTGGCGTGATCAGGCGGCGGATGCCTGCAGGTAGGGGAGCATGGCGATCGTGTTCTGGCGGCGCAGCTGCTCGTAGAAGAGACGGATGAACTCCTCCGCCTCGTCGTCCACGGCCTCGCTGCCGCACCCTTCGTCCTCCGACGAGTAGTTCGAGACGCGCACCGAGAAGCGGCCGCCGGCGCCCGGCGCGGGCGACGTGCAGTACTCCTCCCCCGGCGCGAGCTCCTGCAGCAGGAGCCCTGGAGACGACGGCGCCggggaggccgcggcggcgtaGTACTCGATCCTGGCGACGGGCTCGGGCGAGGCGGCGTCGGCAAGAGATTCCTCCTCGGCCACCGCACCGAGGCAGGGGAAGTAGGCGAGGCGGCGCCTGGAGGAGGAAAACGAGCTGGGGTTGGGGCTGTTGCTGCAGGAGAACTCGTAGTCGCGGCGGCGAACTACCGCGTTGCCGTGGCCGCCgtggtggtggccgtggtgaGACAAGAGGTTGGCGACGGTGCGCGCGACGGCCTTGTTGCGTCGCTTCATGAGGAGGTGCATGCCGACGAGCAACTTGCGCTTGTTGGAGAGCACGCCCTTGCGCATCATTAAGAACACCGCGCGCAGGTAGCTCCACATccgcttcgccgccgccgccgtgtgcacctccatgccgccgccgccgccgccgaatcGGAGGAGTAGTGGAAGAGGAGAAAGGCGAGACCTTTATAGGACGGATATGAACAAGTAGCAGTAGGTAACAAGCAAGATGTCATGTACGAGTACGAGCAGCTCGAACTGGAGGAGGTAGCCGGCCAATGGATGGGACTACGAGAGACAAGAAGGAGAACGAAAGAAGTGCGCGTTGTGCGTGGTGGGGT
This region includes:
- the LOC133909537 gene encoding uncharacterized protein LOC133909537 codes for the protein MEVHTAAAAKRMWSYLRAVFLMMRKGVLSNKRKLLVGMHLLMKRRNKAVARTVANLLSHHGHHHGGHGNAVVRRRDYEFSCSNSPNPSSFSSSRRRLAYFPCLGAVAEEESLADAASPEPVARIEYYAAAASPAPSSPGLLLQELAPGEEYCTSPAPGAGGRFSVRVSNYSSEDEGCGSEAVDDEAEEFIRLFYEQLRRQNTIAMLPYLQASAA